A section of the Callithrix jacchus isolate 240 chromosome 14, calJac240_pri, whole genome shotgun sequence genome encodes:
- the LOC100389481 gene encoding LOW QUALITY PROTEIN: uncharacterized protein C2orf78 (The sequence of the model RefSeq protein was modified relative to this genomic sequence to represent the inferred CDS: inserted 2 bases in 1 codon; substituted 1 base at 1 genomic stop codon), with product MILQDFTSPELSHLPVNLYHCRWPVTSVTGGFHTGHIHSLASATQTSTRIISSSLESTVDVSSSLTMSEHFQNTSLLGTANSLQLSLPVVSNAASLTGSISNFPRASAPAVSSAWLLPSASGTSFQPLTGSAYLYQHSTTSMLSGVSGQSHSSTSAASYPGIFELDITGSTAKKSFSLRDFTVTIIDQNTTVSSMSMTAQHDKTSDANIIVPLYPTQSQIPNQQGHSLSLFYQKGSQVHYYNPGRLGPQLSGELGPWLQSYGSASYTGNRASAHQPQMVMLLKEVQPTKVLPPVSTSGMHYSVSAQPSTVTSFEVMETSLGMDTSLGLQSASQTLCLAQTPRFTKSSSSRNTKICESNPSPELGDISMIIPVQSPTSLLXSPAPSQDKTENKDLDEIKTKISNPLDAYQFPVENQDPPLLPLEIPDIHQLLTCIDPLGQEEQPGSENANLGKNSLSLEGQGILENGFESSSDLADVTTLVEDTHLPSIISSFQDLDQPKSPYIFSSIQDLDQPKSPSAKKAKDPSTIKVNQVQEKPSVIKGHSGQVRKNKHKAAEPIQGAPKAKIQPKNPESLLEGEVAVCRATASDSASVSKGKRSSNKHHKAASSRGSTTKRHGQEKTKRSRENSSKKSGDSKKSGTKVNVEEKQAIPNRKRKKNQPELSQETFKKPRSSLGMHMPESVQVFHALGKKTDKKTGLSSSWTLGSSSNTQNPRPFSALKLLLDTQHEGKGLDKTQVKAEKLDDNAEKQCPSPSQYELPPPGKVKLVPLPFLIPDKPQARPVSRRPHPPATRRPAVACPAPPGSTNSAQSTAVSPSQPAPTNTSLTGPARPAQPISTNATKPGSANPNQPPTASHSAASRPAPYKTSPCSSLQREPVSTAVTNLQSLPKPQNQFLIQDFSLQPRPWRTPDISGPVVSTPITKEQRPECEAMKRKAQQERENAAKYTSLGKPQFFTXQEKDTAISQYYGYRI from the exons ATGATCTTGCAGGATTTCACCTCCCCGGAACTCAGCCACTTG CCTGTAAATTTGTATCATTGCAGGTGGCCAGTGACCAGTGTGACCGGTGGCTTTCATACTGGACACATTCACTCCTTGGCTTCAGCCACCCAGACATCCACTAGGATCATCTCTTCATCCCTTGAATCTACAGTTGATGTTTCTTCTTCTCTGACCATGTCAG AACATTTCCAAAATACCTCTTTACTTGGAACTGCAAATTCTCTGCAGCTCTCTCTTCCTGTGGTGAGCAATGCGGCTTCCCTAACAGGAAGCATTTCCAACTTCCCCCGAGCCTCTGCTCCAGCTGTTAGCTCAGCATGGCTACTGCCATCAGCCTCTGGCACCTCTTTCCAGCCACTCACGGGCAGTGCCTACCTTTACCAACATTCTACCACATCTATGTTGTCTGGGGTTAGTGGCCAGAGCCATAGCTCTACTTCAGCTGCCTCTTACCCAGGCATTTTTGAGTTGGACATTACAGGAAGCACAGCAAAGAAGTCATTCTCACTCAGGGACTTCACTGTGACTATCATTGACCAGAACACAACTGTCTCTTCCATGTCTATGACAGCCCAGCATGATAAAACTTCAGATGCCAATATTATAGTCCCTCTGTATCCAACACAATCTCAAATTCCAAATCAGCAGGGCCATAGCCTGTCACTTTTCTACCAGAAAGGAAGCCAGGTTCACTACTATAATCCAGGCAGACTGGGGCCTCAACTATCTGGAGAACTTGGCCCCTGGCTGCAATCCTATGGCTCTGCATCATATACAGGAAATAGGGCCTCTGCCCATCAACCACAAATGGTGATGCTGCTAAAGGAGGTTCAGCCCACAAAAGTTCTACCACCAGTCTCCACTTCCGGGATGCATTACTCTGTGTCTGCTCAACCCAGCACAGTAACCAGTTTTGAAG TGATGGAAACTTCCCTGGGGATGGATACTTCCCTGGGATTGCAATCTGCAAGCCAGACATTGTGTCTGGCACAAACTCCAAGATTCACCAAGTCCTCCAGTAGCAGAAATACCAAGATATGTGAGAGTAATCcatcacctgagcttggggacATCTCAATGATAATTCCAGTCCAGAGTCCAACCAGTCTCTT GTCTCCAGCTCCAAGCCAGGACAAAACCGAGAATAAGGATTTGGATGAGATTAAAACCAAGATTTCAAACCCTCTAGATGCCTACCAGTTCCCAGTAGAAAATCAAGATCCTCCACTTCTTCCTCTAGAAATCCCTGATATTCACCAGCTCCTGACCTGCATTGATCCTCTTGGCCAAGAGGAGCAGCCTGGTTCCGAAAATGCCAATCTGGGAAAGAACAGCCTGAGTCTTGAGGGCCAAGGGATACTTGAAAATGGGTTTGAGTCTAGCAGTGATCTTGCAGATGTCACTACATTGGTGGAGGATACTCACCTCCCCTCGATCATCAGTTCCTTCCAAGATCTTGACCAACCCAAAAGTCCCTACATCTTCAGTTCCATACAAGATCTTGACCAACCCAAAAGTCCCTCCGCAAAGAAAGCCAAAGATCCCAGCACCATCAAGGTAAATCAGGTGCAGGAAAAGCCAAGTGTCATAAAGGGCCACTCTGGTCAAGTCAGGAAGAACAAGCATAAAGCTGCCGAGCCTATCCAGGGTGCTCCCAAGGCCAAAATCCAGCCAAAGAACCCAGAGAGCCTATTAGAGGGAGAAGTGGCTGTTTGCAGGGCTACCGCCAGTGACAGCGCTTCTGTTAGCAAGGGCAAGCGTTCTAGCAACAAACATCACAAAGCCGCATCCAGCAGAGGCAGCACAACTAAAAGGCATGGGCAGGAGAAGACCAAAAGGAGCAGAGAGAACAGCTccaagaaatctggagacagtaAGAAGTCAGGGACCAAAGTCAACGTAGAAGAGAAGCAAGCCATTCCAAATAGGAAGCGGAAGAAAAATCAACCTGAGCTTAGCCAAGAGACCTTCAAAAAGCCACGAAGCTCCCTAGGCATGCACATGCCAGAGTCCGTGCAAGTTTTCCATGCACTGGGGAAAAAGACTGACAAGAAAACTGGATTATCTTCCTCCTGGACTCTGGGGAGCTCAAGCAACACCCAGAACCCCCGGCCATTCTCAGCTCTCAAACTATTGCTGGATACCCAACATGAGGGGAAAGGCCTGGACAAAACTCAAGTCAAGGCCGAGAAACTAGATGATAATGCTGAAAAACAGTGTCCATCTCCATCCCAGTATGAGTTGCCACCACCTGGGAAGGTCAAGTTGGTACCGTTGCCCTTTCTGATCCCAGACAAACCTCAAGCTCGACCTGTTTCTCGGCGGCCACACCCTCCGGCCACACGTAGGCCTGCGGTGGCTTGCCCTGCTCCACCTGGTTCTACTAACTCAGCTCAGTCAACTGCTGTCAGTCCCTCCCAACCAGCTCCTACCAACACATCTTTGACAGGTCCGGCCAGACCAGCTCAGCCAATTTCGACCAATGCAACCAAACCCGGTTCAGCCAATCCTAACCAGCCTCCTACTGCCTCTCATTCTGCTGCTTCTAGGCCAGCACCCTACAAAACATCACCTTGCTCTTCTCTCCAGCGGGAGCCTGTTTCCACTGCTGTGACCAATCTCCAGTCACTGCCCAAGCCTCAAAATCAGTTTCTAATCCAAGACTTCAGCTTACAACCCAGGCCGTGGAGGACACCTGACATTTCTGGGCCAGTAGTGTCAACGCCCATCACAAAAGAGCAGAGGCCAGAATGTGAGGCCATGAAAAGGAAGGCTCAGCAAGAGCGTGAGAATGCTGCCAAATACACCTCTTTGGGAAAACCACAGTTCTTCACCTAACAGGAAAAAGATACGGCAATTTCTCAATACTATGGCTACAGAATCTAA